One stretch of Streptomyces peucetius DNA includes these proteins:
- a CDS encoding glucose 1-dehydrogenase: MRALTVRPHISDSLEVRDVPAPVRQEGQLLVDGLAMGVCGTDREIVDGAYGWAPPGRDRLVLGHESLGRVREAPPGSGFSAGDLVVGVVRRPDPEPCGACARGEFDMCRNGRYTERGIKQIDGYGSEAWCVEPDYAVGLDTRLERVGMLLEPTSVAAKAWEQVERVGSRSWFEPERVLVTGAGPIGALAALLGVQRGLEVHVLDHVTEGPKPSLIAALGATYHTEDVEKVISSVGPDIVIEATGAAKVVFEAVSGTARYGIVCLTGLSPAGRKLTVEAGSINREIVLENDAVVGSVNANLRHYRDAARALAKAELPWLERFITRRVPLDRAGEAFTSQPRDIKVVVALDASADDAT; the protein is encoded by the coding sequence ATGCGCGCACTGACCGTCCGTCCGCACATCAGTGATTCGCTGGAAGTCCGGGACGTGCCCGCGCCGGTCCGCCAGGAGGGACAGCTCCTGGTGGACGGTCTCGCGATGGGGGTCTGCGGCACGGACCGGGAGATCGTCGACGGTGCCTACGGCTGGGCACCCCCGGGCCGTGACCGGCTGGTGCTCGGACACGAGTCGCTGGGGCGAGTTCGCGAGGCACCGCCGGGCAGCGGGTTCTCCGCCGGTGATCTGGTCGTCGGAGTGGTGCGCCGTCCGGATCCGGAGCCCTGCGGGGCCTGCGCGCGCGGCGAGTTCGACATGTGCCGCAACGGCCGGTACACCGAGCGGGGCATCAAGCAGATCGACGGCTACGGCTCCGAAGCATGGTGTGTGGAGCCGGACTACGCGGTCGGGCTCGATACGCGACTGGAGCGCGTGGGGATGCTGCTGGAGCCGACGTCCGTGGCGGCCAAGGCGTGGGAGCAGGTCGAACGGGTCGGCAGCAGGTCCTGGTTCGAGCCGGAGCGTGTGCTGGTGACGGGAGCCGGCCCGATCGGCGCGCTGGCCGCCCTGCTCGGCGTACAGCGCGGCCTGGAGGTGCACGTACTGGACCATGTCACCGAGGGACCCAAGCCGTCGCTGATCGCGGCCCTGGGCGCGACGTACCACACGGAGGACGTCGAGAAGGTGATCTCGTCGGTCGGCCCGGACATCGTGATCGAGGCGACGGGGGCGGCCAAGGTGGTGTTCGAGGCGGTGTCCGGCACGGCACGGTACGGCATCGTGTGCCTGACCGGTCTCTCGCCCGCGGGCCGGAAGCTGACCGTCGAAGCCGGCAGCATCAACCGGGAGATCGTGCTGGAGAACGACGCGGTGGTGGGCTCGGTCAATGCCAACCTGCGGCACTACCGGGATGCGGCACGGGCGCTGGCGAAGGCGGAACTCCCATGGCTGGAGCGCTTCATCACCCGCAGGGTGCCACTGGACCGCGCCGGCGAGGCGTTCACGTCGCAGCCCCGTGACATCAAGGTGGTCGTGGCTCTCGACGCGTCCGCCGACGATGCCACGTGA
- a CDS encoding gluconokinase: protein MSAPLIVVTGVSGSGKTTIGQKLAQRLVVPYAEADDFHPPRNVARMRAGVPLDDEDRRPWLDAIAGWLAEHTDGGGVVTCSALKRRYRDRLAAVSPDVFFLHLDGSAELIARRLEARRGHFMPARLLQSQIDALEPLEADESGQAIPIDGTPEETTTLALAAVREH, encoded by the coding sequence GTGAGTGCTCCCCTGATCGTCGTCACGGGCGTCTCCGGGTCGGGGAAGACCACCATCGGGCAGAAGCTCGCCCAGCGTCTCGTCGTGCCGTACGCGGAAGCCGACGACTTCCATCCGCCGCGGAACGTGGCCAGGATGCGGGCCGGTGTCCCCTTGGACGACGAGGACCGCCGGCCCTGGCTCGACGCGATCGCCGGATGGCTGGCGGAGCACACCGACGGTGGGGGCGTGGTCACGTGTTCGGCCCTCAAACGGCGTTACCGCGACCGGCTGGCAGCGGTGTCACCCGACGTCTTCTTCCTCCACCTCGACGGCTCGGCGGAGCTCATCGCCCGCCGGCTCGAGGCACGCAGGGGCCACTTCATGCCGGCGCGCCTCCTGCAGTCCCAGATCGACGCTCTCGAACCGCTGGAGGCCGACGAGTCCGGCCAGGCGATCCCCATCGACGGCACGCCCGAGGAGACGACCACGCTGGCCCTCGCCGCGGTCAGGGAACACTGA
- a CDS encoding amidinotransferase, translating to MMSESTATAPDTAEPLVSPVGSHNEWDPLEEIIVGRLDGATIPSSHPVVTCNIPPWAARFQGLAAGFRYPRRLIEQAQYELDQFVALLQSLGVTVRRPDAVDHRQRYSTPDWSSRGFCNTCPRDSLLVVGDEVIETPMAWPCRYFETHSYRTVLKDYFRRGARWTAAPKPQLTDALFERDFRVPKAGEPMRYILTEFEPVFDAADFVRAGRDLFVTRSNVTNRMGIDWLRRHLGPDYRIHEIESRCRTPMHIDTTFVLLAPGKVMVNPEYIDVDRLPDVLRSWDVLIAPQPDPIEERLLKITSMCGKWLSMNVLMIDEKQVIAERHHTDMLRTLEKWGFEPIPCDMLHYAPFGGSFHCATLDVRRRGTLESYVD from the coding sequence ATGATGTCGGAGTCGACGGCCACCGCCCCGGACACCGCGGAACCTCTCGTGTCGCCGGTCGGTTCCCACAACGAGTGGGACCCGCTCGAGGAGATCATCGTCGGACGCCTCGACGGTGCGACGATCCCCTCGAGCCATCCGGTCGTGACCTGCAACATCCCGCCCTGGGCCGCGCGGTTCCAGGGGCTGGCGGCCGGTTTCCGGTATCCGCGCAGGCTGATCGAGCAGGCGCAGTACGAGCTCGATCAGTTCGTCGCTCTCCTGCAGTCCCTCGGTGTCACCGTCAGACGCCCGGACGCGGTCGACCACAGGCAGCGCTACAGCACTCCCGACTGGTCGTCACGCGGCTTCTGCAACACCTGCCCCCGTGACAGCCTGCTGGTGGTCGGCGACGAGGTGATCGAGACCCCGATGGCCTGGCCGTGCCGGTACTTCGAGACCCACTCCTATCGCACGGTCCTCAAGGACTACTTCCGGCGCGGTGCCCGCTGGACGGCCGCGCCGAAGCCGCAGCTCACCGACGCCCTGTTCGAGCGGGATTTCCGCGTCCCCAAGGCCGGCGAACCGATGCGCTACATCCTCACCGAGTTCGAGCCGGTGTTCGACGCGGCGGACTTCGTGCGCGCGGGACGCGACCTGTTCGTCACGCGCAGCAACGTCACCAACCGCATGGGCATCGACTGGTTGCGCCGCCATCTCGGCCCCGACTACCGCATCCACGAGATCGAGAGCCGCTGCCGCACACCGATGCACATCGACACGACATTCGTCCTGCTCGCGCCCGGCAAGGTGATGGTCAACCCCGAATACATCGACGTCGACCGCCTGCCCGACGTCCTCAGGTCGTGGGACGTGCTGATCGCCCCGCAGCCCGACCCGATCGAAGAGCGCCTGCTCAAGATCACGTCGATGTGCGGCAAGTGGCTCAGCATGAACGTACTCATGATCGACGAGAAGCAGGTGATCGCGGAGCGGCACCACACCGACATGCTCCGCACGCTGGAGAAGTGGGGATTCGAGCCGATCCCGTGCGACATGCTGCACTACGCCCCTTTCGGTGGATCGTTCCACTGCGCGACGCTCGACGTCCGGCGTCGCGGCACGCTCGAGTCGTACGTCGACTGA
- a CDS encoding PRC-barrel domain-containing protein — translation MFECTDIREWRGRDVVDSDGDKIGTLEAVYVDTATDLPAFCTVKIGLPTRHRLAFVPLYDARVGPDYVQVAVSKKLAKSAPAIDLDGVLPAEDEPAVFGHYELDHRTGTGGERRLARR, via the coding sequence GTGTTCGAGTGCACTGACATCAGAGAATGGCGCGGCCGTGACGTGGTCGACTCCGACGGCGACAAGATCGGCACCCTGGAGGCCGTCTACGTCGACACGGCCACCGACCTGCCCGCCTTCTGCACCGTGAAGATCGGCCTGCCCACCCGTCATCGCCTGGCCTTCGTGCCTCTGTACGACGCACGGGTCGGCCCCGACTACGTGCAGGTGGCCGTGTCCAAGAAGCTGGCCAAGAGCGCGCCCGCCATCGACCTCGACGGGGTACTGCCCGCCGAGGACGAGCCCGCGGTCTTCGGGCACTACGAACTGGACCACCGGACCGGCACCGGCGGTGAACGACGCCTCGCGCGACGCTGA
- a CDS encoding response regulator transcription factor — protein sequence MTRILIVDDQDEIRAGIRAMLRLDPSLVVEGDLSDGLQVVPFLRDHPVDLVLMDIRMPGIDGVEATRRIRAEHPPEKTRVIVLTTFDQDDIVLAALRAGANGFLSKTVSPAELVAGIAEVVAGGGALSAAATAALIGHMTDSPPPLIDKELLRRFSALTPRERDVVVLVARGLGNDEIAAQMSVSPFTVKTHAVRAMTKVGARDRAQLVSFVFRAGLYP from the coding sequence ATGACACGGATTCTGATCGTCGACGACCAGGACGAGATCAGGGCCGGGATCCGGGCGATGCTTCGGCTGGACCCGAGTCTCGTCGTCGAGGGGGATCTCTCCGACGGACTCCAGGTCGTCCCCTTCCTCCGGGATCACCCCGTCGATCTGGTGCTGATGGACATCCGGATGCCCGGCATCGACGGTGTCGAGGCCACCCGCCGGATCCGCGCAGAGCATCCGCCCGAGAAGACGCGGGTGATCGTGCTGACCACTTTCGACCAGGACGACATCGTCCTCGCCGCCCTGCGCGCGGGCGCCAACGGCTTCCTGAGCAAGACCGTGAGCCCTGCCGAACTCGTCGCCGGAATCGCCGAGGTCGTGGCCGGTGGCGGTGCGCTGTCGGCCGCCGCGACGGCCGCGCTCATCGGTCACATGACCGACAGTCCGCCCCCGCTGATCGACAAGGAACTGCTGCGACGCTTCAGCGCTCTGACCCCCAGGGAGCGGGACGTGGTCGTTCTGGTCGCGCGCGGTCTCGGCAACGACGAGATCGCGGCCCAGATGTCCGTGTCACCGTTCACCGTGAAGACGCACGCGGTCCGAGCCATGACAAAAGTCGGCGCGCGCGACCGGGCCCAACTCGTCTCCTTCGTCTTCCGGGCCGGCCTCTACCCCTGA
- a CDS encoding sensor histidine kinase, whose protein sequence is MVKAQNSQDGPAAPLWVRRPEVLHRVAYSMAALVFTGQIVAATVRGSDWPTALSVLLAGGGVALSWWKPWAGLVVTSAASFAVTAVGDDPLSVWMMAVLVLFSVTLRGKQPLAGTGIVAAFFLGAFMTVGGFRGGAVVGAAALFSAVAGGATGAALRIHREHWWILDERAEIAIATREIEATRRVTEERLRIARDLHDVIGHQVAMLSLHLGAAEIGLPEDAESARQALVSARSSARTVVVETQRILALLRLGDDVSGDEALRPTPSLSGLEGLIASFESIGLDVRPSIDIPAGFVEPSVGVTVYRVVQEALTNAYRHGEGTATVDVREHDGRICVTVENRVGHSPRGSDPGSGLGLVGMRERVESSSGRLTIDSHDGRFRVHAEFSPLGTVVR, encoded by the coding sequence ATGGTCAAGGCGCAGAACAGTCAGGACGGGCCCGCGGCACCGCTGTGGGTCCGCCGCCCCGAGGTGCTGCACCGGGTCGCCTATTCAATGGCAGCGCTGGTGTTCACCGGGCAGATCGTGGCGGCGACGGTGAGGGGGTCGGACTGGCCGACGGCCCTCTCTGTGCTCCTCGCCGGCGGCGGCGTCGCCCTCTCGTGGTGGAAGCCATGGGCAGGACTGGTCGTGACGAGTGCGGCGTCCTTCGCCGTGACAGCGGTGGGTGACGACCCTCTGTCGGTGTGGATGATGGCGGTGCTCGTGCTGTTCTCGGTCACCCTCAGGGGAAAGCAGCCGCTGGCCGGGACCGGCATCGTGGCGGCATTCTTCCTGGGGGCGTTCATGACGGTCGGAGGATTCCGCGGCGGTGCGGTGGTGGGAGCCGCCGCCCTCTTCTCGGCCGTGGCGGGAGGTGCGACGGGGGCCGCGCTCCGTATCCATCGGGAGCACTGGTGGATTTTGGATGAACGGGCCGAGATCGCCATCGCCACCCGCGAGATCGAAGCCACCCGACGGGTGACCGAGGAACGTCTCCGTATCGCCCGGGACCTCCACGACGTCATCGGTCACCAGGTCGCGATGCTGAGCCTGCACCTCGGTGCGGCGGAGATCGGGCTGCCCGAGGACGCCGAGTCCGCCCGGCAGGCCCTCGTCTCGGCCAGGTCCAGCGCCCGTACCGTCGTCGTCGAGACGCAGCGCATCCTCGCGCTCCTCCGCCTCGGGGACGACGTCTCCGGCGACGAGGCGCTCCGGCCGACCCCGTCGCTCAGCGGCCTGGAAGGACTCATCGCCTCATTCGAAAGCATCGGCCTCGACGTCCGGCCCTCCATCGACATCCCGGCCGGCTTCGTGGAGCCGAGCGTCGGCGTGACGGTCTACCGGGTCGTTCAGGAAGCGCTCACGAATGCCTACCGGCATGGAGAGGGGACGGCAACGGTGGATGTGCGGGAGCACGACGGCAGGATCTGCGTCACGGTGGAGAACCGGGTCGGTCACTCACCACGCGGCTCCGATCCGGGCAGCGGACTCGGACTCGTGGGGATGCGCGAACGCGTCGAGTCCTCCAGCGGGCGGCTGACGATCGACAGTCACGACGGGCGATTCCGGGTCCACGCGGAGTTCAGCCCGTTGGGAACGGTCGTCCGATGA